In Pirellulales bacterium, a single genomic region encodes these proteins:
- a CDS encoding SDR family oxidoreductase produces MAKHGLEGKVALVTGASKGIGRAVALRLARDGAAVVVNYFASAEPARQVVAEIEAGGGRAVAVRADVGRVEEIAALFDATFSEFGRLDILVNNAALPLYKPLVEITEAEYDRLFAVNVKGTFFACQQAARRMADGGRIINFSSSTTVMMLATYSAYVATKGAVEQITRSLAKELGPRGITVNTLSPGGTDTELFGLNKTAEDKKRFAQMAAFGRIAEPPDIADSVSLLASADAHWITGQNLRANGGVI; encoded by the coding sequence ATGGCGAAGCATGGCCTCGAGGGCAAAGTGGCGCTCGTGACCGGGGCGTCGAAGGGGATTGGGCGGGCGGTGGCGCTGCGGTTGGCCCGCGATGGGGCGGCGGTCGTGGTCAATTATTTCGCTAGCGCCGAGCCGGCGCGGCAGGTCGTGGCCGAGATCGAAGCCGGCGGGGGGCGGGCGGTGGCCGTGCGGGCCGATGTCGGCCGGGTCGAGGAAATTGCCGCGCTGTTCGACGCGACGTTCAGCGAGTTCGGCCGCTTGGATATTTTGGTAAACAACGCCGCGCTGCCGCTCTACAAGCCGCTCGTCGAGATCACGGAAGCGGAATACGATCGGCTGTTTGCCGTGAATGTAAAAGGGACTTTTTTCGCCTGCCAGCAAGCGGCCCGCCGGATGGCCGACGGTGGGCGGATCATCAATTTTTCGTCGTCGACGACGGTGATGATGCTCGCGACGTATTCGGCCTACGTGGCCACGAAAGGGGCCGTCGAACAAATCACGCGCAGCTTGGCCAAGGAACTTGGCCCGCGCGGCATCACGGTCAACACGCTGTCGCCCGGTGGCACCGATACGGAACTTTTTGGTTTGAACAAAACGGCGGAGGATAAAAAGCGTTTCGCCCAAATGGCCGCCTTCGGCCGTATCGCCGAACCGCCCGACATCGCCGATTCGGTATCGCTATTGGCGAGCGCCGATGCCCACTGGATTACCGGCCAAAACCTGAGAGCCAACGGCGGCGTGATTTGA